The genome window ACTGGGTACAGTCGCAGGCACGTCTGGCCGATGCGTTGGGCATCAAGCAATTTGCGGCCGTAATGGGAGGCTCTTTGGGCGGCATGCAGGCGCTGGCCTGGAGCATCCTGTTCCCGGAACGTTTGCGTCATTGCGTGGTGATTGCGTCGACTCCCAAGCTGACAGCACAGAACATCGCTTTCGATGATGTGGCACGGCAGGCGATCCTGACTGATCCGGATTATCACGGCGGTGATTTCTATGCGCACGGCGTGGTGCCGAAGAATGGTTTGCGCGTGGCGCGCATGCTGGGTCACATCACCTATTTGTCGGATGATGATATGGCGGCCAAGTTTGGTCGCGAGTTGCGTTCCGGCTCTTACCAATTTGGCTTTGGCATCGATTTTGAAATTGAATCCTACCTGCGTTACCAGGGCGATAAATTTTCAACTTATTTCGACGCCAACACTTATTTGTTGATCACCAAAGCCCTCGATTATTTCGATCCGGCCAAGGATTTCGGTGGCGACCTGACCAAAACCTTGTCGAATACGCGTGCGAAATTCCTGCTGGTATCGTTTACGACGGACTGGCGTTTCTCGCCGGAGCGCAGCCATGAAATGGTGCAGGCGCTGGTCAACAATAACCGTACCGTCACTTATGCCGAGATCGATGCGCCGCACGGGCATGATGCCTTCCTGCTCGACGATCAGCGCTACATGAATGTGGTGCGGTCTTACTTCGAACGGGCGTATGAAGAAATTGATGGCGGCAGTTTGAAAGCAGGAGCAAGCGCATGAACTTCCAACAATTAAGCGCATTGCGTCCCGACCTGGCTTTTATCGCACACTGGATCAAGCCCGGTACCAAGGTGCTGGATCTCGGCTGCGGTGACGGCGTGATGCTGGATTACCTGCAGTCGGACAAGCAATGCAGTGGTTATGGCATTGAAATCGATGACAAGGAAATCCCGCTCTGTATTGAGCGTGGCGTATCGGTTATCCAGCGCGATCTGGAAGCCGGCCTGGCGATCTTTGCCGACAATGCATTCGATACTGTCCTGTGCCTGTCGGCGCTGCAGATGATGAAGGATGTTGAAGGCGTGCTGCGCGATATCTCGCGCGTTGGCCGTGATGCGATTGTGTCTTTCCCAAACTTCGCATACTGGCCGCATCGCATAGCCTTGTTGCGTGGGCGCATGCCGGTATCGAAAAGCCTGCCTTACGATTGGTATGACACACCCAACCTGCGTTGCGCGACGATCAAGGATTTCGAAGAACTGGCAAATGAAGTCGGGCTCGAAGTGCTCGAATGCGTGGCCCTGAATGAAGGCCAGCCGGTCGACTTCCTGCCGAACTGGCGCGGCAGCCTCGCCGTATTCCGCCTGCGTAAAAAGCAGTAAGGTTTAACTGTCTTGTGTCGGAGCTGCGACGTTTTTTGGCACTGTCCGCGCCGCGAACCATAGCAGGACGATCACCGGCAGGCCGAGCAAGGCGGTGCCGGTGAAGAAGCTGGCGTAGCCGAAGCTGTCGACATAAGCACCGGAGTACCCGGCGATGAATTTCGGCAGCAGTAACATCATCGAACTGAACAATGCATATTGCGTGGCCGAGTAACTGATATTGGTCAG of Janthinobacterium sp. Marseille contains these proteins:
- a CDS encoding homoserine O-acetyltransferase, producing MTSIGIVSPQSMFFDTPLPLQSGAQITDYTLVYETYGTLNADHSNAVLVCHALNASHHVAGTYSEDAGTTGWWDNMVGPGKPLDTNKYFVIGVNNLGSCFGSTGPMHINPATGKQYGAHFPVVTVEDWVQSQARLADALGIKQFAAVMGGSLGGMQALAWSILFPERLRHCVVIASTPKLTAQNIAFDDVARQAILTDPDYHGGDFYAHGVVPKNGLRVARMLGHITYLSDDDMAAKFGRELRSGSYQFGFGIDFEIESYLRYQGDKFSTYFDANTYLLITKALDYFDPAKDFGGDLTKTLSNTRAKFLLVSFTTDWRFSPERSHEMVQALVNNNRTVTYAEIDAPHGHDAFLLDDQRYMNVVRSYFERAYEEIDGGSLKAGASA
- the metW gene encoding methionine biosynthesis protein MetW; its protein translation is MNFQQLSALRPDLAFIAHWIKPGTKVLDLGCGDGVMLDYLQSDKQCSGYGIEIDDKEIPLCIERGVSVIQRDLEAGLAIFADNAFDTVLCLSALQMMKDVEGVLRDISRVGRDAIVSFPNFAYWPHRIALLRGRMPVSKSLPYDWYDTPNLRCATIKDFEELANEVGLEVLECVALNEGQPVDFLPNWRGSLAVFRLRKKQ